ACCTGACACAACCGAATGAACCTGGTCAATGTCCGCTGCGGGCATGTTTAGGAAACGGTTCAGATAAGTGTTCATTGCACCGTGGTAAATTGCTTTTATTACAGGTTCGTTGGAGAGCACCCTGGATGCCGAGTTGTACACCGCATTGGAATATGTGAATGCATGAAGGACGGTGATCCAGTCGTCGAATTCGTTCTGATCGTGGAAGAGGGCAATTCTGAATGCGGATGCAAGTGTCAGTGAAAAAGCACAGTCGAGTGTCGTCCACCCCGATTTCAGCCTGCTTTCTATTGCCGAAAGTATTGCTTCAGGTTCGCCTTCAACGATCTTCCACGCAAGAGCATCTATCTCTTCCGCAGATGCGTTTCTGTTCCCTCCATTATTCGCGATTGAACCTGCACGACCTTCATATTCGGACAAAAGCGACGCAATATCGACCGGATTCCTCCAGGCACTGTCCTCCTCGTGTCTCCTTGCATTGCACAGCTGCCTCACGACCGACAGTAGTGTCTGTGGCGCACTTTCCCAGCCGATTGTATCCAGCAGGTCAAAAGCTTTGTTTATGAAATCGTAGACATGCCCGCCGTCAATGAAAATATGGTCCGTTGCAGCCTGCAGCAGGGCAGTGGCGCAATCATTTTTCGTGGAAAGGCATGCCATCGTCAGTAGCGTGCGCATTGCAGCGTCCGGCTCACGCTGCTCTACGAAAGTCCTCAGCCAGAGGGATAGATTTCGCATGCCGTCATGCGAGACCGGATGTCCAAGCGGTTCCACCTGCGGTCTGTCGGCTCCGTTGAAATAATCACCGGCGACATGCATTACACCCTTGAACAAAGCCGTTTCTGCCCACTCCCTGTCCAGAAACGGAATTATGTTTCCCATGCAGGTAAGTATTGTAAGTCCGGAAGCCCATCCGCGCTGCTTTACAGTACCGTAGGCCGAGGCAATGGAAAGTATCCTTTTCCCGCCTTCCTCCAGGCCACGCTGATTCACTTCACGTATGATGGATTTGGCAATCACAAGATTGATCGACTGCACTATCCCGGTCCTGAGTC
The genomic region above belongs to Candidatus Sysuiplasma jiujiangense and contains:
- a CDS encoding Rieske (2Fe-2S) protein — encoded protein: MSPNMTDGKGKTDRTDVCSVDELMHAGVKTVTVSGRPVALFYEGGRIYALDNRCPHMGYPLSKGTLKQGMLTCHWHHARFDAESGCTFDLFADDAAVFEVRTHDGRVFIEDKAVSRGGSVLEQIDSRLRTGIVQSINLVIAKSIIREVNQRGLEEGGKRILSIASAYGTVKQRGWASGLTILTCMGNIIPFLDREWAETALFKGVMHVAGDYFNGADRPQVEPLGHPVSHDGMRNLSLWLRTFVEQREPDAAMRTLLTMACLSTKNDCATALLQAATDHIFIDGGHVYDFINKAFDLLDTIGWESAPQTLLSVVRQLCNARRHEEDSAWRNPVDIASLLSEYEGRAGSIANNGGNRNASAEEIDALAWKIVEGEPEAILSAIESRLKSGWTTLDCAFSLTLASAFRIALFHDQNEFDDWITVLHAFTYSNAVYNSASRVLSNEPVIKAIYHGAMNTYLNRFLNMPAADIDQVHSVVSGVQSPLDELEKSMNAKDVGRAKDLVNTYLARGGEILGLMKLLAKCVLREDAEFHTYQLIDACMNIVRRGKLSAESARLVAIAAARYVAAHSPTDRADLQTFSIATRLERGETLYASDE